Proteins encoded within one genomic window of Streptomyces kaniharaensis:
- a CDS encoding helix-turn-helix domain-containing protein, with protein MDFPQALRERRTSRRLSQLDLAALAGTTQRHLSFIESGRSVPGRGMVVRLAESLDLPLRERNELLLAAGYAPVYPETPLDGPSMAPVRAAIDHILAGHLPYPALVVDRRGDVIAVNEALAVVTEGADPRLVGPGTNAYRLALHPDGLAPRILNFVAWARHVLERTGHLRELHEELRSYVPEVELSDQHLGFAVPLHLRTSFGELHLMTTVTTFATAVDITLAELKLEAFLPADAETAEVLLRARGTGGPR; from the coding sequence GTGGACTTCCCCCAGGCGCTGCGCGAGCGCCGTACCAGCCGCCGCCTCAGCCAGCTCGACCTCGCAGCCCTCGCGGGCACGACCCAGCGCCACCTGAGCTTCATCGAGTCCGGGCGCTCCGTCCCCGGGCGGGGCATGGTCGTCCGGCTCGCCGAGTCCCTCGACCTGCCGCTGAGAGAGCGCAACGAGCTGCTGCTGGCGGCCGGTTACGCTCCCGTCTACCCCGAGACGCCGCTCGACGGGCCGTCGATGGCGCCGGTCCGGGCGGCGATCGACCACATCCTGGCCGGTCATCTCCCGTACCCCGCCCTGGTGGTGGACCGTCGCGGCGACGTGATCGCGGTGAACGAGGCGCTGGCGGTGGTGACCGAGGGCGCCGACCCGCGCCTCGTCGGCCCCGGCACCAACGCCTACCGGCTCGCCCTCCATCCGGACGGCCTCGCGCCGCGCATCCTCAACTTCGTCGCGTGGGCCCGGCACGTCCTGGAACGCACCGGCCATCTCCGCGAGCTGCACGAGGAGTTGCGCTCCTACGTGCCGGAAGTGGAGCTCTCCGACCAGCACTTGGGATTCGCCGTACCGCTGCACCTGCGCACCTCGTTCGGCGAGCTGCACCTGATGACGACGGTGACCACCTTCGCGACCGCCGTCGACATCACGCTCGCCGAGCTGAAGTTGGAGGCGTTCCTGCCGGCCGACGCCGAGACCGCGGAGGTACTGCTCAGAGCCCGGGGAACTGGTGGTCCGCGGTGA
- a CDS encoding LLM class flavin-dependent oxidoreductase: MDIGVFLPTGQALWEPAGDPRELIGFARRAEELGLSSLFVNDSLLGPRIEPLTMLAALAPVTDRIRLGTGALLPVLRRPVQAAQTLASVDLLSGGRLTVAVGAGFPGRFGQPLHELSQVPWERRFARLDETVALWRALWAGATAFHGEFHSFDAIPPATAPAQPGGPPIWLGGATPAALARTGRHYDGWLPYPPDPADYAAGLGAVRAAARTAGRDPEAVTPALFVNVRVDRSADAARRVMDAYALANYGMPLDDLEKIQAVALGTPEEVAAALHRYAAAGARQVVARLGALDLAGQREQLEQLAALRPLVSP; the protein is encoded by the coding sequence ATGGACATCGGCGTTTTCCTTCCGACCGGCCAGGCCCTGTGGGAGCCTGCCGGCGACCCTCGCGAGCTGATCGGATTCGCCCGCCGGGCCGAGGAGTTGGGCCTCTCCTCGCTCTTCGTCAACGACTCCCTCCTCGGCCCGAGGATCGAACCGCTCACCATGCTGGCGGCGCTCGCCCCGGTGACGGACCGCATCCGCCTGGGCACCGGAGCCCTCCTGCCGGTCCTGCGCCGCCCGGTGCAGGCCGCGCAGACGCTGGCCTCGGTGGACCTGCTCTCCGGCGGCCGGCTGACGGTCGCGGTCGGCGCCGGCTTCCCGGGGCGGTTCGGGCAGCCGCTGCACGAGCTGTCGCAGGTGCCGTGGGAGCGCCGGTTCGCCCGGCTGGACGAGACGGTAGCCCTCTGGCGGGCGCTGTGGGCCGGGGCGACGGCCTTCCACGGCGAGTTCCACTCCTTCGACGCCATCCCTCCCGCGACCGCGCCGGCGCAGCCCGGCGGGCCGCCGATCTGGCTCGGCGGCGCGACCCCGGCCGCGCTGGCCCGCACCGGGCGGCACTACGACGGGTGGCTCCCGTACCCGCCTGACCCGGCCGACTACGCCGCCGGCCTCGGCGCCGTCCGGGCGGCCGCACGAACCGCCGGCCGCGACCCCGAGGCCGTCACGCCCGCCCTCTTCGTCAACGTCCGCGTCGACCGGAGCGCCGACGCGGCCCGGCGGGTCATGGACGCCTACGCCCTCGCCAACTACGGCATGCCGCTGGACGACCTGGAGAAGATCCAGGCCGTCGCCCTGGGCACCCCGGAGGAGGTCGCCGCCGCTCTCCACCGCTACGCCGCAGCGGGCGCCCGGCAGGTCGTGGCACGGCTCGGAGCACTGGACCTGGCCGGTCAGCGCGAGCAGTTGGAGCAGCTCGCGGCGCTCAGACCCCTCGTGTCGCCGTGA